Sequence from the Thermococcus nautili genome:
CTGCAAGAAAAGTTCAGGATGCATATCTTATAGCCGGAATCTTTGGTTCGTTTCTCTTTGCTATTCTCTGGAGGGGTAGGAGATGATTAGGACAGAGGGTCTTGTCAAGCGTTTCGGTAGCATCGTTGCCCTTGATGGCATTAACGTTGAGATAGACGAGGGGGTGACATTGATTTTAGGCCCCAACGGTGGTGGGAAAAGTACATTCCTCAAGATTGTTGCCGGTGTTTATAAGCCCACTTCCGGAACCGTCAGGGTTTTTGGTAGAGACCCTTGGAGCAACGAGGAGCTAAAGAGGGAAATCGGGGTCTCCTTCGACCCTCCCTCAGTGCCCTCCCTCATCACTGGAAGGGAGTGGCTCGAGTTTGTAGCCAGAGCAAAGGGTTACAAAAAAGACGAAGTTGAACATGTTGCCAATCTTTTTGAGATAGATTACTTGGATGAGACCATTCGAAACTACTCATCCGGAATGCGCAAAAGGTTGGCTATAGCACAGGCGTTCATTGGAAAGCCCAAGCTGGTAATCCTCGACGAACCTTTGGCTAATCTCGACTTCGACCAGATTAGAAAAGTTGTGAAAATCCTAAAGGAGCTCAGAGAGCGCACAAACTTTGTAATAGTAAGCCACATCTGGGAACCGGTCTACGGCTTGGCAGATGAAGTTCTTGTTATTGGGGGCGGGAAGGTTGTTATGAAGGGAAAAGCGGAGGAGCTTAGAGAAGATGTGAAAAAACTTTTCTCGTTCCGTTCAGAGAACGATTAGCTCTCTCTCAGCCTTCGTCAGCCTCCTCCCCCTTCCCTCCACGACAACGTCGTCCTCTATTCTCACCCCGCCGAGCCCCGGGACGTAGATTCCGGGCTCTATCGTAAAGGTCATTCCGTTCTCGAGGGCGACCTCT
This genomic interval carries:
- a CDS encoding ABC transporter ATP-binding protein; this encodes MIRTEGLVKRFGSIVALDGINVEIDEGVTLILGPNGGGKSTFLKIVAGVYKPTSGTVRVFGRDPWSNEELKREIGVSFDPPSVPSLITGREWLEFVARAKGYKKDEVEHVANLFEIDYLDETIRNYSSGMRKRLAIAQAFIGKPKLVILDEPLANLDFDQIRKVVKILKELRERTNFVIVSHIWEPVYGLADEVLVIGGGKVVMKGKAEELREDVKKLFSFRSEND